From the genome of Streptomyces sp. NBC_01341, one region includes:
- a CDS encoding NHLP family bacteriocin export ABC transporter peptidase/permease/ATPase subunit, with translation MTAPHPSPAAQQLPPSGRGRHRPESGRRSRPAPKPGRTRTVRSPTVLQMEAVECGAASLAMVLAHHGRHVPLEELRIACGVSRDGSRASNVLKAARSYGLRAKGMQMEPAALAEVPAPAILFWEFNHYVVYDGMGRRLGRRGVHVNDPGKGRRFVPTEDFDTSFTGVVLVLEPGEDFRRGGRRPGVLAALPARLRGTTGTMLVALLASLLLVAVGAALPALSRTYIDMFLIGEQTSLLGLLFGAMGTMVALTVVLTWLQQANLLRGRIISSTLGSARFFRHLLRLPVTFFAQRSPADLVQRLQSNDAVAETLARDLTAAGVDGVVVLLYAFLLWTYDPQLTVIGVGIALLNVVAMRIVVRLRATGTQKLRADSARLTNTSYTGLQLIETMKATGGENGYFRRWAGQHATTLEEQQRLGVPSAWLGVVAPLLATLNSALILWIGGLRAVEGHISIGLLVAFQALVTRFTAPVTRLNGVAGRIQDFAADVARLKDVENFPVDPLYSRREPAASTRRLKGHVTLEEITFGYSPLDKPLLTGFSLTVGPGQQVALVGGSGSGKSTVSRLVSGLYRPWEGVIRIDGQRLEDIPRGALAASVSFVDQDVFLFEGTVRDNVALWDPSVPDEAVTEALRDAALYDVVARRPRGIHSRVEQDGRNFSGGQRQRLEIARALVRRPSILVLDEVTSALDAETERVIIDNLRRRGCACVVIAHRLSTVRDSDEIVVLDHGTVVERGRHEHLAAAGGPYAELVREH, from the coding sequence GTGACCGCACCCCACCCGTCGCCCGCCGCACAGCAGTTGCCGCCTTCCGGCCGGGGCAGACACCGGCCGGAGAGCGGGCGCCGCTCGCGTCCCGCCCCGAAGCCGGGACGGACGAGGACGGTGCGCTCCCCCACGGTGCTCCAGATGGAGGCCGTGGAATGTGGTGCGGCCTCGCTGGCGATGGTGCTGGCGCACCACGGCCGCCACGTGCCGCTGGAGGAACTGCGCATCGCCTGCGGAGTCTCCCGTGACGGTTCCCGCGCGAGCAACGTGCTGAAGGCCGCCCGCAGTTATGGACTGCGGGCCAAGGGCATGCAGATGGAACCCGCCGCACTGGCCGAGGTCCCGGCGCCGGCGATCCTGTTCTGGGAGTTCAACCACTACGTCGTGTATGACGGCATGGGACGCCGTCTGGGGCGGCGGGGCGTGCACGTCAACGACCCGGGCAAGGGCCGCAGGTTCGTACCCACGGAGGATTTCGACACCAGCTTCACCGGGGTCGTCCTCGTCCTGGAGCCCGGCGAGGACTTCCGCCGCGGAGGCCGCAGGCCCGGGGTCCTCGCGGCCCTGCCCGCCAGGCTGCGGGGCACCACCGGCACGATGCTGGTCGCCCTGCTGGCCAGCCTGCTGCTGGTCGCCGTCGGGGCGGCGCTGCCGGCCCTGAGCCGCACGTACATCGACATGTTCCTGATCGGTGAGCAGACCTCCCTGCTCGGGCTGCTGTTCGGTGCGATGGGCACCATGGTGGCCCTCACCGTCGTCCTGACCTGGCTGCAGCAGGCGAACCTGCTGCGCGGACGCATCATCTCGTCCACGCTCGGCAGCGCGCGCTTCTTCCGGCACCTGCTCAGGCTGCCGGTCACCTTCTTCGCTCAGCGGAGTCCCGCCGATCTCGTCCAGCGGCTGCAGTCGAACGACGCGGTGGCCGAGACGCTCGCCCGGGATCTCACCGCGGCCGGTGTGGACGGCGTCGTCGTCCTCCTCTACGCGTTCCTGCTGTGGACGTACGATCCGCAGCTGACCGTCATCGGGGTGGGGATCGCCCTGCTCAACGTGGTGGCGATGCGCATCGTCGTACGGCTGAGGGCCACCGGCACGCAGAAACTGCGGGCCGACAGCGCGCGGCTGACGAACACCTCGTACACCGGCCTCCAGCTGATCGAGACGATGAAGGCCACCGGTGGCGAGAACGGCTACTTCCGCCGGTGGGCGGGCCAGCACGCGACGACCCTGGAGGAGCAGCAGCGCCTCGGGGTGCCGAGTGCCTGGCTGGGTGTCGTCGCCCCGCTCCTCGCGACGCTGAACAGCGCGCTCATCCTGTGGATCGGCGGACTCAGGGCGGTCGAGGGCCACATCTCGATCGGCCTGCTCGTGGCCTTCCAGGCGCTGGTGACCAGGTTCACCGCACCCGTCACCCGGCTCAACGGGGTCGCCGGGCGCATCCAGGACTTCGCGGCCGACGTGGCGCGGCTGAAGGACGTCGAGAACTTCCCGGTCGACCCGCTGTACTCCCGCCGCGAGCCCGCCGCGAGCACTCGCCGGCTGAAGGGCCACGTGACGCTGGAGGAGATCACCTTCGGCTACAGCCCGCTCGACAAGCCGTTGCTCACGGGCTTCTCGCTGACGGTCGGGCCGGGGCAGCAGGTGGCTCTCGTCGGCGGTTCGGGCAGCGGCAAGTCGACGGTCTCCCGTCTCGTCTCGGGGCTCTACAGGCCCTGGGAGGGTGTGATCCGCATCGACGGGCAGCGCCTGGAGGACATACCCAGGGGCGCTCTGGCGGCGTCGGTCTCCTTCGTCGACCAGGACGTCTTCCTCTTCGAGGGCACGGTCCGGGACAACGTGGCGCTGTGGGATCCCTCGGTCCCCGACGAAGCGGTGACAGAGGCGCTGCGGGACGCCGCGCTGTACGACGTCGTGGCCCGGCGGCCCCGGGGCATCCACAGCCGCGTCGAGCAGGACGGCCGCAACTTCTCCGGCGGTCAGCGTCAGCGCCTGGAGATCGCCCGGGCGCTCGTCCGCCGCCCCAGCATCCTGGTCCTGGACGAGGTCACGAGCGCGCTGGACGCCGAGACGGAAAGGGTCATCATCGACAACCTGCGGCGGCGCGGCTGTGCCTGTGTGGTGATCGCGCACCGGCTGAGCACCGTGCGCGACAGCGACGAGATCGTCGTCCTGGACCACGGGACGGTGGTGGAACGCGGCCGGCACGAACACCTGGCGGCTGCCGGAGGCCCGTACGCCGAGCTGGTCAGGGAGCACTGA
- a CDS encoding HlyD family efflux transporter periplasmic adaptor subunit has product MQFRQQALSKLQSPEHLDLPVRFARPQGLLVLCVTVAVMGAACFWAVTGSVASTLDAPGILTHARGSYVLQSPVAGQITEVLADEGASLPADAPLLKVRTQNGEKVVRTIGAGRLTSVTATIGAVVATGADVASVERIEGADDPLVVLLYVSGGSAASVPVGAKVDLTVQSVPAQRYGVLRGKVAAVGRAAQTRQQITRFLGDAQLGAQFSRHGRPLTVLVRIEHSKSTESGYRWSSAEGPPYAIGSMTLATGSVHLSDQHPIDWLLP; this is encoded by the coding sequence GTGCAGTTCCGTCAACAGGCGCTTTCCAAGCTGCAGTCGCCCGAACACCTCGACCTCCCGGTGCGCTTCGCCCGCCCCCAGGGCCTGCTCGTCCTCTGCGTCACCGTCGCCGTGATGGGCGCGGCCTGCTTCTGGGCCGTGACGGGCTCCGTAGCGAGTACGCTCGACGCCCCCGGCATCCTCACGCACGCGCGCGGCAGTTACGTCCTGCAGAGCCCGGTCGCCGGCCAGATCACCGAGGTGCTGGCCGACGAGGGGGCAAGCCTGCCCGCCGATGCCCCGCTCCTCAAAGTCCGTACACAGAACGGCGAAAAGGTCGTGCGCACCATCGGCGCGGGCCGTCTCACGTCCGTCACGGCGACCATCGGAGCGGTCGTGGCGACGGGCGCCGATGTGGCGAGCGTCGAGCGGATCGAGGGCGCCGACGATCCCCTCGTCGTCCTGCTGTACGTGTCCGGCGGCAGCGCGGCGTCGGTCCCGGTGGGTGCGAAGGTCGACCTCACCGTGCAGTCGGTTCCCGCCCAGCGGTACGGGGTCCTCCGGGGCAAGGTGGCGGCGGTCGGCAGGGCAGCCCAGACGCGGCAGCAGATCACCCGCTTCCTCGGCGACGCCCAGCTCGGGGCGCAGTTCTCCCGGCACGGACGGCCGCTGACCGTCCTGGTGCGGATCGAGCACTCGAAGTCCACGGAGTCCGGCTACCGGTGGTCCTCGGCCGAGGGTCCTCCGTACGCGATCGGTTCCATGACCCTGGCCACCGGCTCGGTGCACCTCTCCGACCAGCACCCGATCGATTGGCTGCTCCCGTGA
- a CDS encoding type A2 lantipeptide, giving the protein MNYTPQVETAEISDNDLDNVSGGLIGGLAGNVTGTVESIVPVSGVVGSVTGLVESATGVNTGAVTGLASGLTAGL; this is encoded by the coding sequence ATGAACTACACCCCCCAGGTCGAGACCGCCGAGATCTCCGACAACGACCTCGACAACGTCTCGGGCGGCCTCATCGGCGGCCTCGCCGGCAACGTCACGGGCACCGTCGAGAGCATCGTCCCGGTCTCCGGCGTCGTCGGCTCGGTCACGGGTCTCGTCGAGTCGGCCACCGGCGTGAACACGGGCGCGGTCACCGGCCTGGCCTCCGGCCTCACGGCCGGTCTCTGA
- a CDS encoding discoidin domain-containing protein, translated as MYAHPRLRIPLPASRARRSGVPAVIAGLVLSLLALVPQTPASAAPSLLSQGKTVTSSSQENDGTPASAAVDGNNGTRWSSTFSDPQWIKIDLGAAASVSQIVLRWEAAYSTAYRIEFSSDNSSWSTAYSTTTGPGGTETLNASGTARYVRLTGTARATGYGHSLWEFQVFGTTGGSDPQIPGGGDLGPNVLVFDPSTPGIQAKVDAIFKQQESAQFGTGRYALMFKPGTYNNINAQIGFYTQIAGLGLKPDDTTFNGDVTVDAGWFNGNATQNFWRSAENLALNPVNGTNRWAVSQAAPFRRMHVKGGLNLAPNGYGWASGGYIADSKIDGQVGPYSQQQWYTRDSSIGSWGNGVWNMTFSGVEGAPAQSFPEPPYTTLNNTPVSREKPFLYLDGNDYKVFVPAKRTNARGVSWNGTPQGESIPLSQFYVVKPGATAQTINAAVRQGLHLLFTPGIYHVNEPIEINRANTVALGLGLATIIPDNGVTAIKVGDVDGVKLAGLLVDAGTQNSSVLVQVGPDGAAADHSANPTSLQDVFVRVGGAGAGKATTGMVVNSDDTVIDHTWLWRADHGDGVGWETNRSDYGLRVNGDDVLATGLFVEHFNKYDVQWYGENGKTIFFQNEKAYDAPNQAAIQNGDIKGYAAYKVGDSVTTHEGWGMGSYCYFNVDPSIRQQHGFQAPVKPGVKFHDLLVVSLGGQGQYEHVINNTGSPTSGTSTIPSQVVSFP; from the coding sequence ATGTACGCACATCCCCGGCTCCGCATACCCCTCCCCGCATCGCGGGCCAGACGCAGCGGTGTACCGGCCGTCATAGCCGGCCTGGTCCTCTCCCTCCTCGCCCTCGTCCCCCAGACCCCCGCGAGCGCCGCGCCGTCGTTGCTCTCCCAGGGCAAGACCGTCACCTCCTCCAGCCAGGAGAACGACGGCACTCCCGCTTCCGCGGCGGTCGACGGCAACAACGGGACACGCTGGTCGAGCACCTTCTCCGACCCTCAGTGGATCAAGATCGACCTCGGCGCCGCCGCCTCGGTGAGCCAGATCGTGCTGCGCTGGGAGGCGGCCTACTCCACGGCCTACCGGATCGAGTTCTCCTCGGACAACAGCAGCTGGAGCACCGCCTACTCCACCACCACCGGCCCCGGCGGTACCGAGACGCTGAACGCCTCCGGGACCGCCCGCTACGTCCGGCTGACCGGCACCGCTCGCGCCACCGGCTACGGCCACTCCCTCTGGGAGTTCCAGGTCTTCGGCACGACCGGCGGCAGCGACCCGCAGATCCCCGGCGGGGGTGACCTCGGGCCCAACGTACTGGTCTTCGACCCCTCGACGCCGGGCATCCAGGCCAAGGTGGACGCGATCTTCAAGCAGCAGGAGTCCGCGCAGTTCGGCACAGGCCGCTACGCGCTCATGTTCAAGCCGGGTACGTACAACAACATCAACGCCCAGATCGGCTTCTACACCCAGATCGCCGGCCTCGGCCTGAAGCCCGACGACACCACGTTCAACGGCGACGTCACCGTCGACGCCGGCTGGTTCAACGGCAACGCCACTCAGAACTTCTGGCGCTCGGCCGAGAACCTCGCCCTCAACCCCGTCAACGGCACCAACCGCTGGGCCGTCTCCCAGGCCGCCCCCTTCCGCCGCATGCACGTCAAGGGCGGACTCAACCTCGCCCCGAACGGCTACGGCTGGGCCAGCGGCGGCTACATCGCCGACAGCAAGATCGACGGCCAGGTCGGCCCCTACTCCCAGCAGCAGTGGTACACCCGCGACAGCTCAATCGGCAGCTGGGGCAACGGCGTCTGGAACATGACCTTCTCCGGCGTCGAGGGCGCACCCGCCCAGAGCTTCCCCGAACCGCCCTACACCACCCTGAACAACACCCCCGTCTCCCGCGAGAAGCCCTTCCTCTACCTCGACGGCAACGACTACAAGGTCTTCGTCCCCGCCAAGCGCACCAACGCACGCGGCGTCTCGTGGAACGGCACCCCGCAGGGCGAGTCCATCCCGCTGAGCCAGTTCTACGTGGTCAAACCGGGCGCGACCGCGCAGACGATCAACGCGGCCGTACGGCAGGGCCTGCATCTGCTGTTCACGCCGGGCATCTACCACGTGAACGAGCCCATCGAGATCAACCGCGCGAACACCGTCGCACTGGGCCTCGGCCTCGCCACGATCATCCCGGACAACGGCGTGACCGCGATCAAGGTCGGCGACGTCGACGGCGTCAAGCTCGCCGGACTCCTCGTGGACGCCGGTACGCAGAACTCCTCGGTGCTCGTCCAGGTGGGCCCCGATGGCGCGGCGGCCGACCACTCGGCCAACCCGACCAGCCTCCAGGACGTGTTCGTCCGGGTCGGCGGCGCGGGAGCCGGCAAGGCGACCACCGGCATGGTGGTCAACAGCGACGACACCGTCATCGACCACACCTGGTTGTGGCGCGCGGACCACGGTGACGGGGTCGGCTGGGAGACCAACCGGTCCGACTACGGTCTCCGGGTCAACGGTGACGACGTGCTGGCGACGGGCCTGTTCGTGGAGCACTTCAACAAGTACGACGTCCAGTGGTACGGCGAGAACGGGAAGACGATCTTCTTCCAGAACGAGAAGGCGTACGACGCCCCCAACCAGGCCGCCATCCAGAACGGGGACATCAAGGGGTACGCCGCCTACAAGGTGGGCGACTCGGTCACCACGCACGAGGGCTGGGGCATGGGCAGCTACTGCTACTTCAACGTCGACCCGAGCATCCGCCAGCAGCACGGATTCCAGGCGCCCGTGAAGCCCGGAGTGAAGTTCCACGACCTGCTCGTCGTCTCCCTCGGCGGCCAGGGACAGTACGAACACGTCATCAACAACACCGGATCACCGACCTCCGGTACATCGACCATCCCGTCCCAGGTGGTGTCCTTTCCCTGA
- a CDS encoding class F sortase yields MAAPQQSESVPASPALGRSLLWPVVAVGLGFLLVYNSFDASAGVTPAPAVVSLPAPSASAAASPAPSSSPSLLPSGLPRSEPERISIKSIAVDAPFTPLSIGSSGRLDPPPANDANLAGWFKDGATPGERGTSVVAGHVDTKTGPAVFLLLSTLKAGNTVDITREDGVVATFKVDSVETFSKTDFPNSRVYADKGTAQLRLITCGGNYDKKAKDYEDNVVVFAHLASVKST; encoded by the coding sequence ATGGCCGCCCCGCAGCAGTCAGAATCCGTACCCGCCTCCCCTGCCCTCGGCCGTTCCCTGCTGTGGCCCGTCGTGGCGGTGGGGCTGGGCTTCCTTCTCGTCTACAACTCCTTCGACGCGTCGGCGGGGGTCACGCCGGCCCCCGCGGTGGTCTCGCTGCCCGCCCCGTCCGCGTCGGCCGCGGCCTCGCCCGCGCCGTCCAGCTCGCCGTCGCTCCTGCCGTCGGGCCTGCCCCGATCCGAACCGGAGCGGATCTCGATCAAGTCGATCGCCGTCGACGCCCCCTTCACCCCGCTCTCCATCGGTTCCAGCGGGCGGCTCGATCCGCCGCCCGCGAACGACGCGAATCTGGCCGGATGGTTCAAGGACGGGGCCACCCCCGGCGAGCGAGGCACCTCGGTGGTGGCGGGACACGTCGACACGAAGACCGGCCCCGCGGTCTTCCTCCTGCTCAGCACCCTCAAGGCGGGGAACACGGTGGACATCACCCGGGAGGACGGGGTCGTCGCCACGTTCAAGGTCGACTCGGTCGAGACGTTCAGCAAGACGGACTTCCCGAACAGCAGGGTGTACGCCGACAAGGGCACGGCCCAGCTGCGGCTGATCACGTGCGGCGGCAACTACGACAAGAAGGCCAAGGACTACGAGGACAACGTCGTGGTCTTCGCCCACCTGGCCTCGGTCAAGAGCACCTGA
- a CDS encoding FAD-dependent monooxygenase: MSEKTDIEVPVLIVGGGGAGLTSSILLSRLGIRSLLVTRYPDTTTLPRGHYLNQRSMEILADMGVAPDIRAKATPQENMKGVAWYSGLAGGGPEDGHGRLLGFLDSLGAGHADPDHIAASPEADANLSLLHTEPILRKHAESYSEATTRFHHELVGIEQDADGVTSTVLDRDTGETYTVRSAYLLGADAGRTVGKLVGAEVTMHERMRKLVNLYLSMDLSQYLPGDDSVLTWVFNPEFPEHLEYGAVLVPQGPTRWGRHSEEWMLAVSRPDLDGSQSEKMLRWASEAIGIPDLDAKILGVSEWNLELFLLEDFRVGRAFLLGDAAHRLPPAGGLGLNSAIQDAYNLCWKIAAVLEGRAGDGLLDTYSAERRPVSLNNIETATKAVGNQDSMASALGLSTSESAEKNWAAMSLFWDGTLPGAAERRHRFNEWLGMATLEFNQHNVAMGYTYDSAAIVGDGTPRPVSPDEIRLYEPSSRPGHALPHAWVERSNERMALRSLTHDGHFALIAGENGQAWLEAAERIAQVRGIPLRGARVGLGKVDLIDIRLAWKRNRAISADGALLVRPDGYIAFRSINGADDPLACLTAVFDQILASPEA; encoded by the coding sequence ATGTCCGAGAAAACCGATATCGAGGTTCCGGTTCTAATAGTGGGCGGTGGCGGAGCCGGCCTCACTTCGTCAATCCTGCTGTCCAGACTGGGCATCCGCTCGTTACTCGTCACCCGCTACCCGGATACAACGACTCTTCCCCGCGGGCACTATCTCAACCAGCGCTCCATGGAAATACTCGCCGACATGGGCGTCGCTCCCGACATCAGGGCGAAGGCAACGCCCCAGGAAAACATGAAGGGGGTCGCCTGGTACTCCGGACTCGCGGGCGGCGGCCCGGAGGACGGGCACGGCCGCCTCCTGGGGTTCCTGGACTCCCTGGGTGCCGGGCACGCCGACCCGGACCACATCGCCGCGAGCCCGGAGGCCGACGCGAACCTCTCCCTCCTGCACACCGAGCCCATACTCCGGAAGCACGCCGAGAGCTATTCCGAGGCGACCACTCGGTTCCACCACGAACTTGTCGGAATCGAACAGGATGCCGACGGGGTGACCTCGACCGTTCTGGACCGGGACACCGGCGAGACATACACTGTGCGATCCGCCTATCTTCTCGGCGCCGACGCGGGCCGCACCGTGGGCAAACTGGTCGGCGCCGAAGTGACGATGCATGAACGCATGCGCAAACTGGTCAACTTGTACTTGTCCATGGACCTGTCCCAGTACCTCCCCGGTGACGACTCCGTGCTCACCTGGGTCTTCAACCCGGAATTTCCGGAGCACCTGGAATACGGCGCGGTCCTTGTACCCCAGGGCCCCACTCGTTGGGGGAGGCACTCCGAGGAATGGATGCTCGCCGTTTCGAGGCCCGACCTGGACGGGTCCCAGAGCGAGAAGATGCTGCGCTGGGCAAGCGAGGCAATCGGAATTCCGGACCTCGATGCGAAAATTCTCGGGGTAAGTGAGTGGAACCTCGAACTGTTCCTCCTCGAAGACTTCCGAGTCGGTCGGGCATTCCTGCTCGGCGACGCCGCCCACCGGCTTCCCCCGGCAGGCGGGCTCGGCCTCAACAGCGCAATCCAGGACGCCTACAACCTCTGCTGGAAGATTGCCGCCGTACTGGAGGGCCGAGCCGGGGATGGTCTCCTGGACACATATTCCGCCGAGCGACGCCCGGTCAGCCTGAACAATATCGAGACCGCGACCAAGGCCGTTGGCAACCAGGACTCGATGGCTTCGGCGCTGGGGCTCTCGACCAGCGAGAGCGCTGAAAAGAACTGGGCGGCCATGAGCCTGTTCTGGGACGGCACCCTTCCCGGCGCCGCCGAGCGCCGGCACAGGTTCAACGAGTGGCTCGGAATGGCCACCCTGGAGTTCAACCAGCACAACGTCGCCATGGGCTACACCTACGACTCCGCAGCCATCGTCGGTGACGGAACCCCGCGGCCGGTATCGCCTGACGAGATCCGTCTCTATGAACCCAGCAGCAGGCCCGGCCATGCTCTGCCCCACGCCTGGGTCGAGCGGTCCAATGAGCGTATGGCGCTCCGCTCACTGACACATGACGGGCACTTCGCTCTCATCGCCGGTGAGAACGGTCAGGCCTGGCTCGAGGCGGCGGAACGCATCGCGCAGGTTCGGGGAATCCCGCTGCGCGGCGCACGGGTGGGGCTCGGCAAGGTCGATCTCATCGACATCCGGTTGGCGTGGAAGCGTAACCGCGCGATCTCGGCCGACGGCGCGCTCCTGGTCCGTCCCGACGGCTACATCGCCTTCCGCTCGATCAACGGGGCCGACGACCCGCTGGCTTGTCTCACGGCTGTCTTCGACCAGATTCTCGCTTCCCCCGAAGCCTGA
- a CDS encoding DNA polymerase ligase N-terminal domain-containing protein, whose protein sequence is MDSESTQRFVVQIHEARRMHFDFRLEVDGVLRSWAVPRGPSDNPSDKRLAVPTEDHPLEYREFEGVIPHDEQGSGTVIVWDQGTYRPLGHDPAGDPVPFAESLERGHADFWLDGAKLRGEFTLTRFRIDDGDGTPGPEAWLLIKADDRQAVHDRPGTPDPHHARSARTGRTLHQVAVAGRANRT, encoded by the coding sequence GTGGACAGCGAAAGCACACAGCGCTTCGTGGTGCAGATCCATGAGGCCCGGCGCATGCACTTCGACTTCCGGCTGGAGGTCGACGGCGTCCTGAGGTCCTGGGCCGTGCCGCGCGGCCCCTCCGACAACCCCAGTGACAAGCGGCTGGCCGTGCCGACGGAGGACCACCCCCTGGAGTACCGCGAATTCGAGGGCGTCATCCCGCACGACGAGCAGGGCAGCGGCACGGTGATCGTCTGGGATCAGGGCACCTACCGGCCACTGGGCCACGACCCCGCGGGGGACCCCGTCCCGTTCGCCGAGTCCTTGGAGCGGGGGCATGCGGACTTCTGGCTCGACGGAGCGAAGCTGCGCGGCGAATTCACGCTCACCCGCTTCCGCATCGACGACGGGGACGGCACCCCGGGCCCCGAGGCCTGGCTGCTCATCAAGGCCGACGACCGCCAGGCCGTGCACGACCGGCCGGGCACCCCGGACCCGCACCACGCACGCTCCGCCCGCACGGGCCGGACGCTGCACCAGGTGGCGGTGGCGGGACGAGCGAACAGGACCTGA
- a CDS encoding DUF4232 domain-containing protein: MRIRTVLTLSAVLAFALPASAGVATASPAVTPQACREHSLTVAARASDRPDTVRISIRNHGRHACVVDRVPTVVFGDLDGPALPVPDGTSAPFRVPAGGTAYAAVRTLDPAATELRVVDRLTVAGDPAHRGRTFGAAALGAPGGIRVWEPVTTRWHRSAASADAVLARHTG, from the coding sequence ATGCGCATCCGCACCGTACTCACCCTTTCCGCCGTTCTGGCCTTCGCACTGCCTGCCTCGGCCGGGGTCGCGACCGCCTCCCCGGCCGTTACTCCCCAGGCGTGCCGTGAACACAGCCTGACCGTCGCCGCACGGGCCTCGGACCGGCCCGACACGGTGCGGATCAGCATCAGGAACCACGGGCGGCACGCCTGTGTCGTCGACCGCGTCCCCACGGTCGTCTTCGGCGACCTGGATGGACCGGCCCTGCCGGTGCCCGACGGCACGAGCGCGCCGTTCCGCGTGCCAGCGGGCGGCACGGCGTACGCGGCGGTGCGCACCCTGGATCCGGCCGCCACGGAACTGCGGGTCGTGGACCGGCTGACCGTCGCCGGTGACCCCGCGCACCGGGGACGGACGTTCGGTGCGGCTGCTCTGGGGGCGCCCGGCGGCATCCGGGTCTGGGAGCCGGTCACCACCCGGTGGCACCGGTCCGCCGCATCGGCGGACGCCGTGCTCGCGCGGCACACCGGCTGA
- a CDS encoding glycoside hydrolase family 16 protein yields the protein MSVPSPHRAEKRPANRRRTTLSALSMLCCSLVLTALPAGASAAPDPHAAASSTASRAAAAVAFADEFDGPAGSAVDGGKWQTETGDNVNNHERQYYTAGNSNAALDGQGNLVITARKENPANYECWYGTCEYTSSRLNTSGTFTSTYGHVESRMKIPRGQGIWPAFWMLGADIGSVGWPNSGEIDIMENVGFEPGTVHGTLHGPGYSGSGGIGAGFTLPGGAAFADDFHTFAVDWEPDSITWSVDGTVYQRRTPADLNGNAWVFDKPFFLILNLAVGGYWPGDPDGSTSFPQQLVVDYVRVTTGD from the coding sequence ATGTCCGTGCCTTCCCCCCACCGGGCCGAGAAGCGCCCCGCCAACAGGCGCCGTACGACCCTGTCCGCCCTCTCCATGCTCTGCTGCTCCCTGGTCCTGACCGCACTCCCCGCCGGAGCCTCGGCCGCACCCGACCCCCACGCGGCTGCGTCCTCCACGGCTTCCCGGGCAGCGGCCGCCGTGGCCTTCGCCGACGAGTTCGACGGGCCCGCCGGATCGGCCGTCGACGGCGGCAAGTGGCAGACCGAGACCGGCGACAACGTCAACAACCACGAACGGCAGTACTACACCGCCGGAAACTCCAACGCGGCCCTCGACGGGCAGGGCAACCTCGTCATCACCGCCCGCAAGGAGAACCCCGCCAACTACGAGTGCTGGTACGGGACCTGCGAGTACACCTCGTCCCGGCTCAACACCTCGGGCACGTTCACGTCGACGTACGGACACGTCGAGAGCCGGATGAAGATCCCGCGCGGGCAGGGCATCTGGCCCGCGTTCTGGATGCTCGGCGCCGACATCGGCAGCGTGGGCTGGCCCAACAGCGGTGAGATCGACATCATGGAGAACGTCGGCTTCGAACCCGGAACGGTCCACGGCACCCTGCACGGCCCCGGCTACTCCGGCAGCGGCGGCATCGGCGCCGGCTTCACCCTCCCGGGCGGAGCGGCCTTCGCCGACGACTTCCACACCTTCGCCGTGGACTGGGAGCCGGACTCCATCACCTGGTCCGTCGACGGCACCGTCTACCAACGCCGCACCCCCGCCGACCTCAACGGCAACGCCTGGGTGTTCGACAAGCCGTTCTTCCTCATCCTCAACCTCGCCGTCGGGGGCTACTGGCCCGGCGATCCGGACGGAAGCACCAGCTTCCCGCAGCAGCTCGTGGTCGACTACGTCCGCGTGACCACCGGCGACTGA